In one window of Coralliovum pocilloporae DNA:
- a CDS encoding trimethylamine methyltransferase family protein produces MTRRRARTRQKNAIQQMPYRQVRNPFSPMEVLTPEQIERIHGSSMRVLEETGLHVMDTEARSIFKAGGFSVDETNQRVRFDRDGLMALVAKAPSSFSIRGRDPNKRITVGEGNMCFAAVAGPPFVSDLDHGRRAGSYEDMCNVMKIVHSLNILHNMGGCSVEPVDLPAESRYLDFYLQSCLLSDKPWKPVTIGRHKARDALAMAKIMLQASDEALAADPVFYVNTNTNTPLVLDPEIAQGVIEFARAGQAVCVTPFALAGAMAPATVAGALTLQNAETLAACALVQLVRPGCPYIYGSFVCNADMRSGSPAFGTPEYALGAQASGQMARHYGLPWRSSNANASNAPDAQAAYEAQMALWGAITGHVSILHQGAGWLEGGLVASYEKLIIDAEMLQMMAAWMDGLTINEDEIGLDAISEVGPGGHFFGTAHTLERYEHAFYQPLLSDWSNFENWADAGSKDAATRANGIWKSLLQDYEPPEIDIAIKDELEDYVARRKRELHQ; encoded by the coding sequence ATGACCCGCCGCCGGGCTCGCACACGCCAGAAGAATGCCATCCAGCAGATGCCTTACAGGCAGGTGCGAAACCCGTTTTCTCCTATGGAAGTGCTGACGCCGGAACAGATTGAGCGCATTCATGGGTCCTCCATGCGTGTTCTGGAAGAGACAGGCCTTCACGTCATGGATACGGAGGCACGGTCAATTTTCAAGGCGGGCGGGTTTTCGGTGGATGAGACCAATCAGCGGGTCCGGTTTGACCGGGATGGACTTATGGCACTTGTGGCAAAAGCACCCTCCAGCTTTTCCATCCGCGGTCGCGATCCCAATAAGCGCATCACAGTCGGCGAAGGCAATATGTGCTTTGCCGCAGTAGCCGGCCCGCCCTTCGTGTCAGACCTGGACCATGGCAGGCGGGCCGGCAGCTACGAAGACATGTGCAATGTGATGAAGATCGTTCACTCCCTGAACATCCTGCACAATATGGGCGGCTGCTCGGTTGAGCCGGTCGACCTGCCTGCCGAAAGCCGCTATCTGGACTTCTATCTGCAGTCCTGCCTGCTATCAGACAAGCCCTGGAAACCTGTCACCATCGGTCGACACAAGGCCCGGGATGCACTGGCCATGGCGAAGATCATGCTTCAGGCCAGTGATGAGGCGCTCGCTGCTGACCCGGTTTTCTATGTCAACACGAATACCAATACGCCTCTGGTTCTTGATCCCGAAATTGCCCAGGGCGTAATAGAATTTGCCCGTGCAGGGCAGGCTGTCTGCGTTACCCCCTTTGCGCTGGCAGGTGCCATGGCCCCCGCGACCGTTGCGGGCGCACTGACCCTGCAGAATGCCGAAACACTGGCAGCCTGTGCTCTGGTTCAGCTGGTTCGCCCCGGATGCCCGTATATCTATGGCTCCTTTGTCTGCAATGCAGATATGCGGAGTGGCTCGCCAGCCTTCGGCACACCTGAATACGCGCTCGGCGCCCAGGCCTCAGGCCAGATGGCGCGTCATTACGGACTGCCCTGGCGCTCGTCCAATGCCAATGCCTCCAACGCACCGGATGCCCAGGCAGCCTATGAAGCACAGATGGCACTGTGGGGGGCGATTACCGGCCATGTGAGTATTCTGCATCAGGGTGCCGGGTGGCTTGAGGGCGGCCTCGTCGCATCCTATGAAAAGCTGATCATCGATGCCGAGATGCTGCAGATGATGGCGGCCTGGATGGACGGCCTTACCATTAATGAGGACGAAATCGGCCTTGATGCCATAAGCGAGGTTGGTCCGGGCGGGCATTTCTTCGGCACAGCTCACACGCTTGAGCGCTACGAACATGCGTTTTACCAGCCTCTCCTGTCCGACTGGTCGAACTTTGAGAACTGGGCAGATGCCGGGTCCAAAGATGCAGCGACCAGAGCCAATGGCATCTGGAAAAGCCTGCTTCAGGACTATGAACCCCCGGAAATTGACATCGCCATCAAGGACGAGCTGGAAGATTATGTCGCGCGCCGGAAACGGGAGTTGCATCAATGA
- a CDS encoding MmgE/PrpD family protein encodes MTQISQDQFNRVAAFVLDTQPDQIPDQTLEKAQHLLLDTLGVAIAASRLEAGQIARDFTADHHAPGANGPRAHILFDGRIASPTGAGFALAAQTDNLDAHDGYNLTKGHIGVAVVPALCAFGEGLSSLSGREALASLVIAYEIAGRAGRALHDTVSDYHTSGAWNAIGVAALGARLRSLSSGQLREAMGIAEYHGPRSQMMREIDNPTMLHDGSSWGTLAGMSAVFMAERGFTGAPAITVEAEDIATYWKDLGAHWLTDEQYVKPYPICRWAHAPIDGADILRRRHNLDHRQIERVEVRTFHESARLFAGMPQQPSIAQYSLAFAVASMLVNGMVGVDQITGDGLRDEDVARLVSVTHVSEHDLYNKRFPEGRWADLSLVLSDGQRLESGPLNARGGPGDQLPNSEVIGKYHAYADPVLGEGRASALKDAILALGTDGADFADVLRIAIDPA; translated from the coding sequence ATGACACAGATCTCGCAGGATCAGTTCAACCGTGTTGCGGCCTTTGTGCTGGACACACAGCCCGATCAGATCCCTGATCAGACACTGGAGAAAGCCCAGCATCTGCTTCTGGATACACTTGGCGTCGCAATTGCCGCCTCCCGGCTTGAGGCAGGGCAGATTGCCCGGGATTTTACCGCCGATCATCATGCACCGGGCGCAAATGGCCCCAGGGCTCATATTCTGTTTGACGGGCGGATCGCAAGCCCCACAGGAGCCGGATTTGCCCTTGCTGCCCAGACAGACAACCTTGATGCCCATGATGGCTATAATCTTACCAAGGGCCATATCGGGGTGGCGGTGGTGCCAGCACTTTGTGCTTTTGGCGAAGGGCTTTCTTCTCTTTCGGGTCGCGAAGCACTGGCATCCCTTGTCATCGCCTATGAAATTGCCGGACGGGCCGGGCGTGCGCTGCACGACACCGTCTCTGATTATCATACATCCGGTGCCTGGAACGCCATTGGCGTCGCAGCTCTTGGTGCAAGACTACGCTCTCTCTCAAGCGGACAATTGCGCGAAGCCATGGGGATTGCGGAATATCACGGCCCCAGAAGCCAGATGATGCGCGAAATTGACAATCCAACCATGCTCCATGATGGCTCATCCTGGGGCACATTGGCGGGCATGAGTGCTGTCTTCATGGCCGAGCGTGGCTTTACCGGTGCACCAGCCATTACGGTTGAGGCTGAAGATATCGCCACATACTGGAAGGATCTCGGCGCGCACTGGCTAACGGATGAGCAATATGTCAAACCCTATCCGATCTGCCGCTGGGCTCATGCTCCGATTGACGGAGCCGATATTCTGAGGCGACGCCACAATCTGGATCACCGGCAGATTGAGCGGGTCGAGGTCAGGACCTTTCATGAATCAGCGCGCCTGTTTGCCGGAATGCCACAGCAGCCCTCCATCGCCCAATACAGTCTTGCCTTTGCGGTGGCTTCCATGCTGGTCAACGGCATGGTGGGCGTAGACCAGATTACCGGAGACGGATTGAGAGACGAAGATGTTGCCCGGCTTGTGTCTGTCACGCATGTTTCGGAACACGATCTTTACAACAAGCGCTTCCCCGAAGGCCGCTGGGCTGATCTGAGCCTTGTTCTCTCAGACGGGCAAAGGCTTGAATCAGGCCCGTTAAACGCGCGAGGAGGACCAGGAGACCAGCTTCCAAACAGTGAAGTGATCGGGAAATATCACGCCTATGCCGATCCGGTGCTTGGCGAGGGTCGCGCTTCGGCACTGAAGGATGCAATCCTGGCTCTTGGTACAGATGGCGCTGATTTCGCAGATGTTTTGCGGATTGCGATTGATCCGGCCTGA
- a CDS encoding DUF3047 domain-containing protein translates to MFRLLALGLVALSFILILADRGIAAGVGRLDHAPETWEELTLPGKKANETRFSDAMIEIQSDRSVSFRYATLNGQQQDARSIAWDWRVDQQGPITEQTRKGGDDRSLALHLWFRDQDNASLFGSIGSLFGYPRVGHLITYVWGAKEAAGTILPNPHYDKGVVIVLKGPDAEPGQWQREKRSIDQDFLASFGIPLPDSGLHHIALSADTDDTGSRSRGSFRSIRLGAEGQATR, encoded by the coding sequence ATGTTTCGGCTATTGGCATTGGGGTTGGTTGCCCTGTCTTTCATTCTTATCCTCGCCGACCGGGGCATTGCTGCGGGCGTTGGGCGGCTTGACCATGCGCCTGAAACCTGGGAAGAGCTGACCCTTCCCGGCAAGAAAGCCAATGAAACCCGGTTCTCTGATGCGATGATTGAAATCCAGTCAGATCGATCGGTCTCCTTTCGTTATGCAACACTCAACGGGCAGCAGCAGGATGCCCGGTCGATTGCCTGGGACTGGCGCGTTGATCAGCAGGGGCCAATCACAGAACAGACCCGCAAAGGTGGAGATGATCGCTCACTCGCCTTGCATCTCTGGTTCCGGGATCAGGACAATGCCTCTCTTTTTGGCTCGATAGGCTCTCTGTTCGGATATCCGCGCGTCGGGCATCTGATTACATACGTCTGGGGTGCAAAAGAGGCCGCCGGAACCATTCTTCCCAACCCCCATTATGACAAGGGTGTGGTGATCGTGCTGAAAGGGCCTGACGCGGAACCGGGACAGTGGCAGCGTGAAAAGCGGTCGATCGATCAGGATTTTCTCGCAAGCTTTGGTATTCCTCTTCCTGACAGTGGTTTGCACCACATCGCTTTGTCTGCCGATACAGATGATACCGGCAGCCGCAGCAGAGGGTCATTCCGGTCTATCCGGTTGGGCGCTGAGGGGCAGGCAACCCGATGA
- a CDS encoding TIGR04283 family arsenosugar biosynthesis glycosyltransferase, translating into MSISVVIPVLNEEKALPRLLASLKALDHLGEIIVVDGGSSDRTQDCARDHDARVLVSPCGRGQQLRAGADIASGDVLWFLHADTEIQPGCDKAILDALADPDVPGGNFRLLFDGGSDFAEWLTGFYADLRPRGFYYGDSGIFVRRSVYRALGGIRDMALMEDYDFVCRLEKTGPTANISRPALITSSRRFQQRKKWRIVFQWIWLHMLYYLRFSPDYLAALYRSSDHIPADTPLKKRG; encoded by the coding sequence ATGAGCATATCGGTTGTCATTCCGGTTCTGAATGAAGAGAAGGCGCTTCCGCGCCTTTTGGCGTCTTTGAAGGCGCTTGATCACCTGGGTGAGATCATCGTGGTGGATGGCGGGAGTTCAGACAGAACACAGGATTGTGCCCGGGACCATGACGCAAGGGTGCTGGTCTCGCCATGCGGGAGAGGGCAGCAGTTGCGGGCCGGTGCTGACATAGCCAGCGGTGATGTTCTGTGGTTCCTGCATGCGGATACGGAAATCCAGCCTGGATGTGACAAGGCTATCCTTGATGCTCTGGCTGACCCCGATGTTCCGGGAGGCAATTTCCGGCTTCTGTTTGACGGCGGCTCGGACTTTGCGGAATGGCTGACCGGATTTTATGCCGACCTCAGGCCTCGGGGGTTTTATTATGGAGATTCAGGTATTTTTGTCAGGCGGTCTGTCTACAGAGCCCTTGGGGGTATTCGGGACATGGCGCTGATGGAGGATTATGATTTTGTCTGCCGCCTGGAAAAAACCGGGCCGACGGCCAATATCAGCAGACCAGCATTGATTACGTCATCGAGACGCTTTCAGCAGAGGAAAAAGTGGCGGATTGTCTTCCAGTGGATCTGGCTGCATATGCTGTATTATCTGCGGTTCTCGCCCGATTATCTGGCAGCACTCTATCGATCGTCTGACCACATTCCGGCAGATACCCCGCTGAAGAAACGCGGCTGA
- a CDS encoding DUF547 domain-containing protein: protein MFQTSLFPKIGKAVLLAGVVTMTAAFGSGERIFAPDADAWSVWRTSAKSDTRTIDHSRWGDVLKKYVRKGRGGVNLFAYRSVSSSDKAKLDAYIKDMTALKISSYNRNVQKAYWINLYNALTIQVVLDNKPVKSIRDIDISPGLFADGPWGKKLVTIEGRKVSLNDIEHRILRPLWRDARIHYAVNCASIGCPNLQTRPFTGKTVNGQLSKGARDYVNNARGVSVKNGKVTVSKIYDWFYEDFGKSDKDVLNHILKYANADLKRQLQSIGKIHDVKYDWSLNGS from the coding sequence GTGTTTCAAACAAGTCTTTTTCCCAAAATCGGTAAAGCGGTTCTGCTGGCAGGTGTTGTAACCATGACCGCGGCCTTTGGCAGTGGTGAGCGCATTTTTGCGCCTGATGCGGATGCCTGGTCCGTCTGGCGGACCAGCGCCAAGTCCGACACCCGGACCATTGATCACAGCCGCTGGGGTGACGTTCTCAAGAAATATGTCCGCAAGGGGCGTGGTGGCGTCAATCTCTTTGCCTATCGCAGCGTCTCCAGCAGCGACAAGGCCAAGCTTGATGCCTATATCAAGGACATGACAGCGCTGAAGATCAGCAGCTATAATCGCAATGTCCAGAAAGCTTACTGGATCAACCTGTATAACGCGCTGACCATTCAGGTGGTTCTGGATAACAAACCTGTCAAATCCATCCGCGATATCGATATCTCCCCCGGCCTTTTCGCAGATGGCCCCTGGGGCAAGAAGCTGGTGACAATCGAAGGCCGCAAAGTCAGCCTGAATGATATCGAACACCGGATCCTGCGACCGCTCTGGCGTGACGCGCGTATCCATTATGCCGTCAATTGCGCTTCAATCGGCTGCCCCAATCTGCAGACCCGGCCTTTCACCGGCAAGACAGTCAATGGTCAGCTTTCAAAGGGTGCCCGGGATTATGTAAACAATGCGCGCGGCGTATCGGTAAAGAACGGCAAGGTCACTGTTTCAAAGATCTACGACTGGTTCTATGAGGATTTCGGCAAGTCCGACAAGGATGTGCTCAATCACATTCTCAAATATGCCAATGCGGATCTGAAACGCCAGCTTCAGTCCATCGGCAAAATCCATGATGTTAAGTATGACTGGAGCCTGAACGGCTCCTGA
- a CDS encoding mandelate racemase/muconate lactonizing enzyme family protein: MKITDFKTFVVGNPPPGFGGRYFIFVKLVTDSGIVGYGEVYAATFSPHVMARMVEDVIERHVLGTDPFRIEHLWRRVYGAGYTLRPDVSVMGALSGIETACWDIIGKEVNKPVYELLGGQVHEKLRSYTYLYPKDDEDHAAFYHDADRSAERALEYVEKGFTALKFDPAGPYTIYDGHQPSLEDIARSVEFVRKLREAVGTRADLLFGTHGQFTTSGAIRLARQLEPYDPLWFEEPVPPENPREMARVARQTTIPVATGERLTTKYEFARVLENQAASILQMALGRVGGILEAKKIAGMAETYYAQIAPHLYCGPIEGAANVQISTCTPNFLILESIQDWGGFHAKILKKPMQWQDGYVIPPTDPGIGVELDEDVAEAHPYEGKDLHLDMVAEPVR; the protein is encoded by the coding sequence ATGAAGATCACGGATTTCAAAACCTTTGTTGTCGGCAATCCGCCACCGGGGTTTGGCGGTCGCTATTTCATCTTTGTCAAACTGGTCACCGACAGCGGCATTGTCGGCTATGGCGAGGTCTATGCAGCGACATTCAGTCCACATGTCATGGCGCGCATGGTGGAGGATGTGATTGAACGGCATGTGCTTGGCACGGACCCGTTCAGGATTGAGCATCTGTGGCGACGGGTTTACGGGGCCGGTTACACATTGCGCCCCGATGTTTCGGTTATGGGTGCGCTGAGCGGCATCGAGACCGCCTGCTGGGATATCATCGGCAAGGAGGTGAACAAGCCGGTTTATGAGCTGCTCGGAGGCCAAGTGCACGAAAAACTGCGCTCATACACCTATCTCTACCCAAAGGATGATGAGGATCACGCAGCGTTCTACCACGATGCGGACCGCTCCGCTGAACGGGCTCTGGAATATGTGGAGAAGGGCTTCACCGCGTTAAAGTTCGATCCGGCAGGGCCTTACACCATCTATGATGGCCATCAGCCTTCCCTTGAAGATATTGCCCGGTCTGTGGAGTTTGTCAGAAAGCTGAGAGAAGCGGTTGGCACAAGAGCTGACCTTCTGTTTGGTACCCATGGTCAGTTCACCACATCCGGTGCCATCCGTCTGGCCCGTCAGCTTGAGCCCTATGACCCTCTCTGGTTTGAAGAGCCCGTTCCTCCGGAAAATCCGCGGGAAATGGCAAGGGTCGCGCGCCAGACCACGATTCCGGTTGCGACCGGTGAGCGTCTGACCACCAAATATGAATTTGCCCGTGTTCTTGAAAACCAGGCGGCCTCTATTCTTCAGATGGCCCTTGGCCGGGTTGGTGGTATTCTGGAGGCCAAGAAGATAGCCGGAATGGCAGAAACCTACTATGCCCAGATCGCCCCGCACCTCTATTGCGGTCCGATTGAAGGGGCTGCCAATGTGCAGATCAGCACCTGCACGCCGAACTTCCTGATTCTCGAGAGCATTCAGGACTGGGGAGGATTCCACGCGAAAATCCTGAAGAAACCGATGCAGTGGCAGGATGGCTATGTGATCCCGCCAACAGATCCTGGCATTGGCGTTGAGCTGGATGAGGACGTGGCTGAAGCCCACCCCTACGAAGGTAAAGACCTGCATCTGGATATGGTGGCTGAGCCGGTACGGTAG
- a CDS encoding LysR substrate-binding domain-containing protein encodes MRRKLPSMHAIVAFEAAASHLNFTRAAEELNVQQPAISRQIQALEEDLGVELFKRQNRKLSLTEEGRQLYRAAITGLDAIETGAEALRQTKGPSQILIGAHAGIAQFWLNKRLPKFRRQYPETDIRLMTRDQGDHTDFNAADIYIRFGEGSWPGADVTYLFGEEVYPICSPALLQNSRPDLSAGELAAQPLIHLNDSHYRWIDWSVFLREQGHRPSLPLPGITVDTYGLLIQSVLNGEGIGLGWGRLVDSYIQDGRLIRPSGLTLESERGFYCLIKDRLRARPEVVAFVDWIKRETFLLD; translated from the coding sequence ATGCGTCGCAAGCTGCCATCCATGCATGCCATTGTTGCTTTCGAGGCGGCAGCATCTCATCTCAATTTCACGCGTGCTGCAGAAGAGCTGAACGTACAGCAGCCTGCGATCAGTCGGCAGATACAGGCCCTTGAAGAGGATCTGGGGGTCGAGCTGTTCAAACGGCAGAATCGTAAACTGTCGCTCACCGAAGAAGGCCGACAGCTTTATCGTGCCGCCATTACCGGACTGGACGCTATTGAAACCGGAGCGGAAGCGCTTCGCCAGACAAAGGGACCCTCGCAGATCCTCATCGGCGCTCATGCCGGCATTGCACAATTCTGGCTGAACAAGCGTCTGCCGAAATTCCGGCGGCAATACCCGGAAACCGATATCCGGCTGATGACCAGGGATCAGGGCGATCATACGGATTTCAATGCGGCTGACATCTATATCCGCTTTGGCGAAGGCAGCTGGCCGGGTGCGGACGTGACCTATCTGTTCGGCGAGGAAGTCTATCCGATCTGTAGCCCGGCCCTCCTTCAGAACTCCCGACCTGACCTGTCTGCCGGAGAACTGGCCGCCCAGCCGCTTATCCACCTCAATGACAGCCATTATCGCTGGATCGACTGGAGCGTCTTTCTGCGTGAACAAGGCCATCGACCAAGCCTGCCCCTGCCCGGCATCACCGTTGATACCTATGGATTGCTGATCCAATCTGTTCTGAACGGGGAAGGCATCGGGCTTGGCTGGGGGCGGCTGGTGGATTCCTACATTCAGGACGGTCGCCTGATCCGGCCGTCAGGCCTGACACTCGAATCCGAGCGCGGATTCTACTGCCTGATCAAGGACCGCCTCCGGGCCAGGCCGGAAGTGGTCGCCTTTGTGGACTGGATCAAACGGGAAACATTCCTGCTTGATTAA
- a CDS encoding NAD(P)-dependent oxidoreductase yields MAISSIGFIGLGNVGGKLAGSLIRNGFNVTVRDLDRDVAQPFLDRGAQWGESPKAMMETCDMVITCLPSPAASAAVMEAEDGILAGMSSGKIWAEMSTTDEHEVKRLGALVRERGGEPIDCPVSGGCHRAATGNISIFAGCDRATFETALPVIKAMGRRILHTGNLGSASILKVVTNYLATANLVTLCEALVTSKAAGMDLNTAFEAIRISSGNSFVHETESQVILNGSRDINFTMDLVVKDISLFQEVADRCDVPLEISPMLKAIFLDGQERYGPRELSPNIIKRLEETTGLDIRASGFPTEMVDDEPEEPGYEVIPTGKG; encoded by the coding sequence ATGGCTATTTCATCTATTGGCTTTATCGGGCTCGGCAATGTTGGCGGCAAGCTGGCCGGGTCGTTGATCCGCAACGGTTTCAATGTGACGGTTCGGGATCTGGACAGAGATGTGGCGCAGCCATTCCTTGATAGAGGTGCGCAGTGGGGTGAAAGTCCCAAAGCCATGATGGAAACCTGTGACATGGTAATCACCTGTCTGCCTTCCCCTGCTGCGAGTGCTGCGGTTATGGAAGCTGAGGATGGTATTCTGGCCGGGATGTCCTCTGGCAAGATCTGGGCGGAGATGAGCACCACGGATGAGCATGAGGTCAAACGACTTGGTGCGCTGGTGCGCGAGCGGGGCGGTGAGCCGATTGACTGCCCGGTTTCGGGCGGTTGCCACAGGGCGGCAACCGGCAACATCTCGATTTTTGCAGGATGTGACCGGGCGACGTTTGAGACAGCATTGCCGGTGATCAAGGCCATGGGACGCCGCATTCTTCATACGGGGAATCTGGGTTCCGCTTCGATCCTGAAGGTGGTTACAAACTATCTGGCCACGGCCAATCTCGTCACCCTGTGTGAAGCGCTTGTCACTTCGAAGGCGGCAGGTATGGATCTGAACACGGCCTTTGAAGCCATCAGAATTTCCTCCGGAAATTCCTTTGTTCACGAGACGGAAAGTCAGGTCATTCTCAACGGCAGCCGCGATATCAATTTCACCATGGACCTGGTGGTGAAGGATATTTCCCTGTTCCAGGAAGTTGCGGACCGGTGTGACGTGCCGCTTGAAATTTCCCCCATGCTGAAAGCGATTTTCCTCGATGGTCAGGAGCGTTATGGCCCGAGAGAACTGTCTCCCAACATCATCAAACGGCTGGAAGAAACAACAGGCCTTGATATCCGGGCTTCGGGCTTTCCAACAGAAATGGTGGATGATGAGCCGGAAGAGCCGGGATATGAGGTGATCCCGACCGGAAAGGGCTAG
- a CDS encoding bifunctional helix-turn-helix domain-containing protein/methylated-DNA--[protein]-cysteine S-methyltransferase: MAIPVLDSDLGTESGALRDYDTVRRTIEYLSENWHDQPSLDEIGTHVGLSAGHLQKLFTRWAGITPKAFLQSITMDHARKLLEDSASIMETSFEVGLSGPSRLHDLFVTHEAMTPGVYKAKGAGVVIRYGFHPCPFGLVLLMATDHGLAGLAFADEGEEAKALDDMRARWPRADYLEDSAATAPYAAQIFNAEQWTPDNPVRITLIGTDFEIRVWETLLKIPVGRATTYSRIAEHLGNPKASRAVGTAVGKNPISFVVPCHRVVGKSGGFCGYHWGITRKRALIGWETAFLETHQG; encoded by the coding sequence ATGGCTATTCCGGTTCTCGATTCAGACCTTGGCACAGAATCAGGCGCTTTGCGGGATTATGATACGGTCCGGCGAACTATCGAATATCTCAGTGAGAACTGGCACGACCAGCCCTCTCTGGATGAGATCGGAACCCATGTTGGCCTGAGTGCCGGGCACCTGCAGAAGCTGTTTACCCGCTGGGCCGGGATCACGCCCAAGGCCTTCCTGCAGTCCATCACCATGGATCATGCCCGTAAACTTCTGGAAGATTCAGCCTCCATCATGGAGACCTCTTTCGAAGTCGGCCTCTCAGGCCCCAGCCGTCTGCATGACCTGTTTGTGACGCATGAGGCAATGACCCCCGGTGTTTACAAGGCAAAGGGCGCAGGTGTCGTGATTCGCTACGGATTTCATCCCTGCCCGTTCGGACTCGTTCTTCTGATGGCAACAGATCATGGCCTCGCCGGACTGGCCTTTGCCGATGAGGGCGAGGAAGCCAAAGCCCTGGACGATATGCGGGCGCGCTGGCCAAGGGCAGACTATCTGGAGGACTCAGCGGCGACGGCACCTTACGCAGCACAGATCTTCAATGCCGAACAATGGACTCCCGACAATCCGGTGCGCATCACACTGATCGGGACGGATTTTGAAATCCGGGTCTGGGAGACACTCTTGAAAATTCCGGTAGGACGGGCCACCACCTATTCCCGCATTGCTGAGCATCTGGGCAATCCGAAAGCATCCCGGGCCGTTGGCACGGCCGTTGGCAAAAATCCGATCTCCTTCGTCGTTCCCTGCCACCGGGTTGTTGGGAAATCCGGCGGGTTCTGCGGTTATCACTGGGGAATCACCCGCAAGCGAGCCCTCATCGGCTGGGAAACAGCCTTTCTGGAAACGCATCAGGGTTAG
- a CDS encoding DUF2244 domain-containing protein: MTEGNAKTDPQTDQPFFSVLLTPYRSLGRSGFLIVMGLITLISFVSGVVFWAVGAWPVAGFLGLDVLAIYIAFRLNYRSGRAFEEVHVSRSELVIRRVSPNGQEQVFTFNPYWARLHVECLPDEGVTRLTLTSHGRELELGSFLNPADRETFSKAFAIALSDARTGRA, from the coding sequence ATGACGGAAGGCAATGCAAAAACAGATCCACAGACGGATCAGCCCTTTTTCTCGGTTCTGCTGACGCCCTACAGATCTCTGGGGCGCAGTGGTTTTCTCATCGTCATGGGATTGATTACTCTGATTTCCTTTGTTTCGGGCGTCGTCTTCTGGGCCGTCGGTGCCTGGCCCGTTGCCGGATTTCTCGGCCTTGACGTTCTGGCGATCTATATCGCTTTTCGTCTCAATTACCGGTCAGGGCGCGCCTTTGAAGAAGTCCATGTCAGCCGGTCCGAGCTGGTGATCCGGCGTGTGTCACCCAATGGCCAGGAACAGGTCTTCACCTTTAATCCCTACTGGGCGCGCCTTCATGTGGAATGCCTGCCTGATGAGGGCGTCACCCGTCTGACTCTGACATCCCATGGCAGGGAACTGGAGCTCGGTTCCTTTCTCAACCCCGCAGATCGGGAGACATTCAGCAAGGCCTTTGCCATTGCGCTCTCCGACGCCCGTACCGGTCGCGCTTGA